The following coding sequences lie in one Natrarchaeobius halalkaliphilus genomic window:
- a CDS encoding polysaccharide deacetylase family protein, whose translation MTNDSTRRRDGEPNGPENRETTGEQDRYHASEWTRVETLPVDGEFALCLTHDVDRPYKGFRSLYYAAGGRPGYHLRTAFSSSNPYWQFEEIMTLEDDLGVRSAFYFLNEQHLLLDRPITEWLSPSNWVQHLGRYDVTGEDIVEVIRALEDGGWEVGLHGSYHTADDPVRLSHEKERLETILEGSVVGGRQHHLRLEGTDTWDHHRRIGLSYDTSLGSGTECGFHDGYRPIRPFGDEFVVFPLTIMDQALPDPGSDPQAARRVCERLLLDAARNDAVMTVLWHPRFFNEREFPGHRALYRWFVERALELDGWVGHPHAFVRALEERAPVHAESAVERPDRQPGSTVTGPLETGPTNDTPLRGDP comes from the coding sequence ATGACGAACGACTCAACCCGCCGACGAGACGGTGAGCCGAACGGTCCGGAGAACCGCGAGACGACCGGAGAGCAAGACAGGTACCACGCTTCGGAATGGACTCGCGTCGAGACGCTTCCAGTCGATGGAGAGTTCGCGCTCTGTCTGACCCACGACGTCGACCGGCCGTACAAGGGATTTCGATCGCTGTACTACGCGGCCGGCGGGCGACCGGGGTATCACCTTCGCACCGCGTTCTCGTCGTCGAACCCGTACTGGCAGTTCGAGGAGATCATGACGCTCGAAGACGACCTGGGCGTCCGCTCGGCGTTCTATTTTCTGAACGAACAACACTTGCTGTTGGACCGTCCGATCACCGAGTGGCTATCCCCGTCGAACTGGGTACAACACCTCGGTCGCTACGACGTTACCGGCGAGGACATCGTCGAGGTGATCCGGGCGCTCGAGGACGGCGGCTGGGAGGTCGGACTCCACGGTTCGTATCACACCGCCGACGATCCGGTCAGGCTCTCCCACGAGAAAGAGCGCCTGGAGACGATTCTCGAGGGGTCGGTGGTCGGTGGCCGACAGCACCACCTCCGACTCGAGGGAACGGACACCTGGGACCACCATCGGCGGATCGGTCTCAGCTACGATACGAGCCTCGGCTCGGGAACCGAATGCGGGTTTCACGATGGATACCGGCCGATTCGTCCCTTCGGAGACGAGTTCGTGGTCTTTCCGCTGACGATCATGGATCAGGCCCTTCCGGATCCTGGATCGGATCCGCAGGCGGCCCGTCGGGTGTGCGAACGCCTCTTGCTCGACGCGGCGAGAAACGACGCGGTGATGACCGTCCTCTGGCACCCGAGATTCTTCAACGAACGCGAGTTCCCGGGCCACCGGGCGCTTTACCGATGGTTCGTCGAGCGTGCGCTCGAACTCGATGGCTGGGTCGGACATCCGCACGCGTTCGTCCGGGCACTCGAGGAGCGCGCGCCGGTGCATGCGGAATCGGCGGTCGAGCGGCCGGACCGGCAACCGGGGTCAACGGTCACCGGACCGCTCGAAACCGGCCCGACAAACGATACGCCGTTGCGGGGTGACCCATGA
- a CDS encoding metal-dependent hydrolase produces MWPWEHAIVGYLAYSVFSHCYYRRSPDGLEAFTAVFASVLPDLIDKPLAWEYGVFTTGYALGHSIFFAVPLSIIVGLLARRARRTGVGIAFGLGYLLHLPADVLDGYLRGGRVRTELMLWPVETVGSADERTGFSAEFLRLFGRYQQELLAGELSTYVQLQLALAGVVFALWIVDGAPVLRECLVGSKRLLRRLLGRSERSVPSSDERT; encoded by the coding sequence ATGTGGCCGTGGGAACACGCGATCGTCGGCTACCTTGCGTACTCGGTCTTCAGCCATTGCTATTACCGCCGATCACCGGACGGACTCGAAGCCTTCACGGCAGTTTTTGCTTCGGTGTTGCCGGATCTCATCGACAAGCCGTTGGCGTGGGAGTACGGCGTCTTCACCACGGGCTACGCCCTGGGTCACTCGATTTTCTTTGCGGTTCCGCTTTCGATCATCGTCGGTCTCCTCGCGAGACGGGCGAGGCGAACGGGGGTCGGTATCGCGTTCGGTCTCGGCTACCTCCTTCACCTTCCGGCGGACGTCCTCGATGGCTATCTCAGAGGAGGTCGAGTTCGAACGGAACTGATGCTCTGGCCCGTCGAGACGGTCGGTTCGGCGGACGAACGCACCGGATTCTCGGCCGAGTTTTTACGACTGTTCGGTCGCTACCAACAGGAGCTGCTCGCCGGAGAGCTGTCGACCTACGTCCAACTCCAACTCGCGCTCGCGGGGGTCGTCTTCGCGCTGTGGATCGTCGACGGTGCGCCCGTTCTCCGCGAGTGTCTCGTCGGTAGCAAACGGCTACTGCGTCGGCTTCTAGGGCGCTCCGAACGGTCGGTTCCGTCCAGCGACGAGCGAACGTGA
- a CDS encoding DUF7521 family protein, whose amino-acid sequence MSGDIVRIDEASLFELLTVGSLFLVAVLGTLIAYQAYRGYRRNGVPSMLYLSIGLLLLTLCPFLINVGINTLVDTARIVTVFFENVSRLLGLVAIMYSLYGHH is encoded by the coding sequence ATGAGCGGCGATATTGTCAGAATCGACGAGGCGTCGCTGTTCGAACTGTTAACCGTCGGTAGTCTCTTTCTCGTTGCGGTCCTCGGAACGCTCATCGCCTACCAGGCGTATCGCGGCTACCGGCGGAACGGCGTGCCGTCGATGCTCTATCTTTCGATCGGCCTTCTGTTGCTCACCCTGTGTCCGTTCCTGATCAACGTCGGGATCAACACGCTCGTCGATACGGCCCGTATCGTGACGGTCTTTTTCGAGAACGTGAGTCGGCTGCTCGGCCTCGTCGCGATCATGTACTCGCTGTACGGACACCACTGA
- a CDS encoding ArsR/SmtB family transcription factor yields MSEEIDLSRILAILDDEYARDILTHTSVEPMSASTLSERCDASLPTIYRRLERLEESRLVTEETELAPDGNHYSVYSANLDRFELSLEEGSFDLELTYREEDVADRFTRMWEGMR; encoded by the coding sequence GTGAGTGAGGAGATCGACCTGTCGAGAATACTCGCGATTCTCGACGACGAGTACGCACGGGATATCCTCACCCATACGAGCGTCGAACCCATGTCTGCCAGTACCTTGAGTGAACGGTGTGATGCCTCTCTTCCGACGATTTACCGGCGACTCGAGCGTCTCGAGGAATCCCGACTCGTCACCGAAGAAACCGAACTCGCACCGGATGGGAATCACTACAGCGTCTACAGTGCGAACCTCGATCGTTTCGAACTCTCGCTCGAGGAGGGGAGCTTCGACCTCGAGTTGACTTACCGGGAAGAAGACGTCGCGGATCGGTTTACGAGGATGTGGGAGGGAATGCGATGA